Below is a genomic region from Kwoniella dendrophila CBS 6074 chromosome 2, complete sequence.
TAAATCAGGTGAACATTGCGGCAAAACCTGAGCTATCAATCTGGAAGCTGGCAATAGATCCGTTGGATCGTAAGACACCAACGCCCGTAGTCTGGGTAAAAATGATGTCGGTTTAGCATTTACTAGTTTGTCAACACAAGAACAATGCTCACGTCATACATCCACTATATAATATTCATCGTTAGCCTTAATCTCTACGTTGACAGAATATCACGAGATCCACAAATCTCCCACTTACCAGAATGTTGAGTTGCGATTATCATAAACCGGTATACGACTGTATCCTTTTCGCAGTATCTAGAATTATGACAGATGATCAGGAGGTGAATTACATCAATACAGTCCTCGTCTGCGGCAGACCTACCTCAGATACAAGTTCACCATCCTAAAGTGTGTTGATTTGCATCAGCGAGATGAACAAGTACCGAGAGTAGAAGGAAGATTCTTGAAGACTCACGACAATTTTTTCTGAAGACAAAGTATacatatcttctttagcagTCTACAACAAACAGTTCAGCTCAACCCGTAAGCGACATAGGGAGGTATAGTATCCTTTAGATTGTTGAAGACTAAGGCTGGAAATGATTAATGTTGTCGGAACTTACCATAACATCTGAAACTTTCTTATTTGAGAATTCTAATACACTGCCTAACAACCCTaactcatcttcattcaatttatcttcaactcCTAAACTAACAAAAGTTTTCAATTCTGCTTTACGATATGTTACTGGATCTGAATGTGCACCTAGAATGAAATCTAGTATCTGTAGGTTTTAAATGCAATAACATCAATAACATATTCAGCTATATCACTGGCTAAGAGGAGGTTGAGAGGTTTCAGAATGGGGTTTTCCAACTGGACTTACCATACCCATTGGTTTAGCTATTGGATACATCAAAACGATCAAAACTTTGATTAATGGTGCGAAAGATGATCCAATTGCTAAGCCGTATCTGTCACATATTGCTAGACACAAGTTTCAGCGAGAATCAGCTATCTAGTTCACGAATGGGGATTTTTTATGCGGTAGCTGATTTAACTTACATTGCGGTAAAATCCTAAATTTGACAATTACCAGATTGTCATTATTTGTTCTTCACAGCTGCTTCATGTCGCCCATCTTATGAGACCCTTTAATAATTTGAAATATTGCTAACTTACTCTCCAAATATTAACTAATCATGATCAGAATTAGCTTTTGTCCTTATTTGTCTTGGTCAAGTAGTACTTACAATTAATAGAGTAGACGCTAATACAGCTATCAACCCACCGCCAACCTAACAAACTGAACTGATCAGTACCAGTACATATTGGCCGAAATAGTCATCTGGTGGTGTGAAGCTGTCTATAGTAAAAAAAGAGGACATATCACTTACGATAGAGTCCAAAAagataggtaaagaagtattgatcaaggtattacctaataataatacaacTAACATTGTatgtttaccttttccaaTTAATTTTAATACTCTTGGAGCTTGTTTACGTTCTTCCGGTGTACCAGATATAGCTATTACTTgtagatttaccttttcaaGACAATATTATATGATCAAATTTAGTGATATATTTTTCATTATTCTCAATCTGAAATACACAACTTACAGTATCTAAACCCATTAAACCTAAAGTTAATCCTGAAAatacaccacctaataaaacTAAACATATTATAATAAATATATACCATAAAAATAATGTCGAATCTGGATCTACGTGTACATGTGGTTCAGTTTGTACTGGTGGATCTATTATATGAAGTTAAAAAATTTTGAATCATTTTATCGACGAGTTCCATCTCATCAGATAACAAGTTAAAGGAGGAGAGTTATTAACTAACGAATTTGAGTCAAATTTCTGTGGATCCTATTGACTATGAAAGTTGGAGATACcatcttgtttctttttgataCCTCCATCCACAAAACCCCAAGTATGTTCCTGGTGATTTGCTCAGAATCTTTGTGCCTCTGAATCTGTGTGAGGTTGATGATTTGTCTTAGTATTAACGACAAGACCTATCTTAGCTCCCTCCTTTCTTGAGAGATATGATATCCATATATCAGTTAATCCTGGTAGGGCTTCTGTTGTAAATGTATATACAAGGTCAAGTTTTGATAACCCCACTTCTGATTCGGTTCCAATCACTCTATCTTGAGAATGAGAGTCTTCAGACCTTAGTGAGATTGAATACGCTGAGATATTTGTGTATTGACCTGTattatgtatgtatgtatagaCTAAGTCAATCAAAGTCACAATGTTAGCAATGGAAAAACTAGATGATAGTTTGTACTTCGACTTTTTTACATTAATCAATGATAGGATaaactgatgatgattcaatttTAGTTATCCATATGTTTTTATGCATGTTCCTGAGATTGGGCTTTTCAATATTTAACAGATCTTGACGATTATTGACAATTGACAATTgacaattgaaaatgaaagattactGAATCAATTTGAATGTGAAAAGTATGATTGGAGGTAGATCTGAATTATCTATAAACGTTTCTGCCTGTGTGATCGATACATTGATCGTACAAACAGGAACGTGCGTAAATATGTTACAAACAAAGTCTCGGTTAACCCCGATAAGCAGTAAAAAACTATCATACAGTTCTCTGATGAAATCCATGTTAccatatacatatcaatttcactttAAGGCCCACCAGTACCATCCGATTCTCAAGATATAGCTCTACTGATACGAGGATCGACGAAGAAATTGAGGGAGTCACTCTTAAGATTTTCGAGAAAAGATAACACCCATTTTATCCCTTCTTCCCGGTCCAATTGTAAACACCACTCATGAATGGttgattcaggttgattcaggttgattCAGGTTGATGCAGCTTTTATGGTTGCTAGCTGCGTATCAAGGTTACTATGGGACAATGTAATTGACATAATATGcatgaaaaagaaaaaaaccgTATCAAATTGCCTGGATGTATATGTACAGATAAACTACTAAGACCCGTATATACACATTTCAAATGGCTAACAACATAATTTGTGTGGCAGCTTAGATAGAAGCACTAACCTCAGCAGCTACTTTAGCATCTGACCCAGATAATTTAACTTCATTAGGAATCATTTTTGATCCACCTGATTTACCGTATTGACATTCATTTACGAAATCAGTGAACATTTCAATTGTATCTAAAGGTCCACCAGCAGATTCAGGATGGAATTGTACACCCCAAATTCTTTTACCACTTTCTGGAGTTGATATGATACCTTCGACTGAAGAATCGTTacagttgatgaagaatggTGCCCAACCTTCAGGGAAATCTTCAGTTAACTTCAAAGCGTATTGATGGTTTTGAGAAGTAACATAAACTCTACCAGCATTAATACTACCTGAAgtagctaaagctaaaacgGGTTGATTGTGACCTCTGTTTCCAAAAGTCATTCTGTATGCTTCCATACCTgcagctaaacctaaaattTGATGACCCATACAAATACCGAAAATTGGTTTGTTCCAGGTATCAATAACGTTCTTGACTCTATAAGCGGTTTCCATGATATGTTTTGGATCACCTGGACCGTTAGATAAGAATAAACCATCATATTGATCTTGAACTTGTTGGAAATCGAAATTCCATGGTAAGACTGTAACAACAGCATCTCTTTTGACTAAAGATCTGGTTATATTGGCTTTCACACCgaaatctaataaagctatTTTTGGTCCTTTACCATTAGGATTCAACACGTATGGTTCTTTTGTTGAAGCTTGTGCGACTAAGttttcttttgatggatCCCAAAATTCACTAGCAGATGGTGCAGGttttaaagcttcatcaccaacagctaatctacctaatGTTGTACCTTGATCTCTAAGTAATGATGTGATAGCTCGTGTATCTACACCAGTTATACCAGGTACATCATATCTTGCACACCATTCATGAATGGATTCAATAGCTTGATAATGAGAATATTTAAGTGCAACATCTGAAACCACTACACCAGCACATTGTACTTTTTCTGATTCAAGGAAAGGGATTCCAGGAAGACCAGGTGCAGAAGTATTTGATGGTACACCGTAATTACCAATCATAGGTGAGGTGAAAACAAGGATTTGACCAAGGTAAGAAGGATCGGTCATTGAATCGGTATCTGTGTTTTTGTTGTATCAGCCATGTTTCGCGCGGTTTTTGAGTCTAAACTTACATGATGTGATTGAAGTACTGAAGACagtttcaccaaatttagaatTTTCACTACCGAAATGTTGACCATTATAAGTTTGACCTGATTTTAAATGTAATGCAGCAggttttttaggtggtaaaacaTGTTGTAATAGATTGGTATTTACTGGTGTAGCTAAACTTCttttaggtaatgataatgaagtttTTGTTTtaagagctgaagaagttgctCGTAAGTTGAGTGATCGAGCGatatttgacatttttgtTTGAATAATAGTGTATTTGTTTGTATATGTCAAAAAAGGTAttgaaaagtgaaaaaaagTTATATGTCCCAAAATTCAGATAAGGGAaaattaaagatttaaaagGGTGAAAACTTGATCAGAAAGGTAACTAGGTATAATGTACTAATGTCAGCttgttgatgtattttgAAGGTTTTATAATATGGCTGACTAATTGgaaggttgatgttgatagaAGGAGGACCAGAGCTCAAGATTCAAGAAAAAAACACTTACTCGTCAGAAACTCTTTCAGTCCACAGCATCCGTCTCAGCGTGTTGAAGtgaagattgatttatagcaatttgataatgtatatatgattatCTTCTCTTGGATGAGTAAGATAGTGTTACGTTTTTGtgttcttgatgaagaaaagttTGTATTTTATAGATGATTGGCATGtgatagaagaaaagaaaaagaaagaataaaagaTTAACTGCTGAAAGATAAGGAATAAGATTTTTTTGGTTGTGTATGGTGGTATAGTATGGTGAAGTGAGCTTTGTAGTCGTTTAGGGATTTGACTCAAActcagaatcaaatgaaattatGAAATTCATTGTTATATTTCGGATTTTCGATCcctgaaaaagttgattgaaATCGCCCCCCTTCAGAAGCACTACAGTACTAGTACTATTAATTATATTACATAATCTTAACATGTCTTATCAAATAATACCGTGGCAATATCCTGATAGGTTGCAGCAAGTTTACCGAGCATATTTCTTCAAGTAAAGATAAGGTTGTCCCGAATCTTCAATCAAGTATATAAGCATAATCAATCTTAGGAAGAACAATTGTGTAAGGTCGAACAGTTGAGAGGGTCGTATAACGAGATGTATGCATTTGTCATGTAATGCCAGAAATATCTACATGCAAAACCTTGTATCAACGACTCGGATCAGAGTCTCGTTTTCATCACTACAAATGAACAACATCATTCACTATAACACCCATGCAAAGTAAAAACCATCCTCAGATCTCTCATCAACCCAGTTCATGGGCTCATCGTGATATATCTTGTAAAACGACACATTTACTCTtgttcaacaacatcagctAAAGTACCACCTGATCTAACTTTACCCCAACCAATTAATCTCCAAtgtttatcaattcttcttgataaagcaattttttcacctttttctgtACATGCAGGTGTTGTTAATGCTATTGTAACATCACCACCTTTGACTGAAACTATTCTACCACCAGTTTGTGATGCACCAATATTAACAAATAATGTTTCTCCAGCAACTAATTTTGAtactttagcttttttactATCATCTGTTTTTACACCTAATAATCTTCTTAAAAGGAAGACTAGAACACGTAATGAAGAATAATTAGCCAAAGTTGCTTTGATAACATGTAGATGTTATAAAATACCATgactcaccttcagctttgatttcAGTATAAATCGATGGACCTTTACCAACTGAACTCATGACCATACCCAACAATCTATCGGCTCTACATAATGCTGGATCTACTAATGTTCCAACACCAATTAAACCACCAGGTACGGCAAATTGTAAGTGGTTTTGTTCAGCATGTAATGAAATGATTCTTGATCTCAATGGTCGACATGTACAAACACCATTTTGGTCTCT
It encodes:
- a CDS encoding carbamoyl-phosphate synthase, small subunit; this translates as MSNIARSLNLRATSSALKTKTSLSLPKRSLATPVNTNLLQHVLPPKKPAALHLKSGQTYNGQHFGSENSKFGETVFSTSITSYTDSMTDPSYLGQILVFTSPMIGNYGVPSNTSAPGLPGIPFLESEKVQCAGVVVSDVALKYSHYQAIESIHEWCARYDVPGITGVDTRAITSLLRDQGTTLGRLAVGDEALKPAPSASEFWDPSKENLVAQASTKEPYVLNPNGKGPKIALLDFGVKANITRSLVKRDAVVTVLPWNFDFQQVQDQYDGLFLSNGPGDPKHIMETAYRVKNVIDTWNKPIFGICMGHQILGLAAGMEAYRMTFGNRGHNQPVLALATSGSINAGRVYVTSQNHQYALKLTEDFPEGWAPFFINCNDSSVEGIISTPESGKRIWGVQFHPESAGGPLDTIEMFTDFVNECQYGKSGGSKMIPNEVKLSGSDAKVAAEVSASI